A window of Campylobacter concisus contains these coding sequences:
- a CDS encoding inorganic phosphate transporter: MLRDNLLAFVIFAICSVGFFVWGYQYIPTNNYFLFLIAGMFGLFMAFNIGGNDVANSFGTSVGAKTLTLKQALIIAAIFELSGAIFAGSEVTNTIRNEIVKFPSDLNPMKFVIIMISALLSSGLWLFYASKKGLPVSTTHSIVGGIVGAGLAMGFMIKDPEPFSMVSWSEIGRIAVSWVISPLLGGVMSYIIFGYVKSKIIEPTHELKMNLKALKAERKAYKESFVKALKTKPAEEQIATLSKIAVIDEDEIETTEYSEYRSKIRIMKDGEKEIDTFKAMKKHIPIIAGFAAMVISSMMLFKGLEHINLAFSIIQTIWIIFVIGALAYLASLAIINVMSKNDSEKSINRIFSWFQIFTASSFAFSHGANDIANAVGPFAAVLDVLKTGSINESSPIPSIAMVTFGISLVVGLWFLGKEVITTIGSKLAEILPTTGFSAELASSIVILLATKLGIPVSSTHILIGAVLGIGIVNKNANWKMVRPIILAWLITLPAAAISSAIFYFALAKFLDV, from the coding sequence TTGCTTCGAGATAACTTATTAGCATTTGTTATTTTTGCAATTTGTAGCGTTGGATTTTTCGTTTGGGGCTATCAGTATATCCCGACAAATAACTACTTTTTATTCTTGATCGCCGGCATGTTTGGTCTTTTTATGGCCTTCAATATCGGTGGAAATGACGTTGCAAACAGCTTTGGCACAAGTGTTGGCGCTAAGACTCTTACGCTTAAGCAAGCTCTCATCATCGCAGCCATTTTTGAGCTTAGCGGTGCTATATTTGCAGGATCAGAGGTTACAAATACGATTAGAAACGAGATCGTGAAATTTCCAAGCGATCTAAACCCGATGAAATTTGTCATCATTATGATCTCAGCCCTTCTTAGCTCAGGCCTTTGGCTCTTTTACGCGTCTAAAAAAGGTCTACCGGTCTCGACCACTCACTCAATCGTTGGCGGCATCGTTGGCGCAGGACTTGCTATGGGCTTTATGATAAAAGATCCCGAGCCATTTAGTATGGTTTCTTGGAGTGAGATCGGCAGGATCGCCGTTAGCTGGGTTATCTCACCACTGCTTGGCGGCGTGATGTCTTACATTATATTTGGCTACGTAAAAAGTAAGATTATCGAGCCAACACATGAACTTAAAATGAATCTAAAAGCGCTAAAGGCTGAGAGAAAAGCATATAAAGAAAGCTTTGTAAAAGCACTAAAAACAAAGCCGGCCGAGGAGCAAATAGCTACTCTTTCAAAGATCGCAGTTATCGACGAGGACGAAATCGAAACCACTGAATACAGCGAGTATCGCTCAAAAATTCGCATCATGAAAGATGGTGAAAAAGAGATAGACACTTTTAAAGCGATGAAAAAGCACATCCCAATCATCGCTGGATTTGCCGCGATGGTGATCTCGTCGATGATGCTTTTTAAAGGGCTAGAGCATATAAATTTAGCCTTTAGTATCATCCAAACTATCTGGATCATCTTTGTGATTGGGGCTCTGGCATATCTTGCAAGCCTTGCTATCATAAATGTCATGAGCAAAAACGATAGCGAAAAGAGCATCAATAGAATTTTTTCATGGTTTCAAATTTTTACCGCTTCATCTTTTGCATTTTCACATGGTGCAAACGACATCGCAAATGCGGTTGGACCATTTGCAGCCGTACTCGACGTGCTAAAAACTGGCTCTATAAACGAAAGCTCACCGATACCTAGCATCGCGATGGTAACCTTTGGTATCTCGCTTGTCGTTGGACTTTGGTTTTTAGGCAAAGAGGTGATCACTACTATCGGCTCAAAACTAGCTGAAATTTTACCTACGACCGGCTTTAGCGCCGAGCTTGCCTCAAGTATCGTCATACTTCTAGCCACAAAGCTTGGCATACCAGTTAGCTCGACGCATATCCTAATAGGCGCAGTTTTAGGCATCGGCATCGTAAATAAAAATGCAAACTGGAAAATGGTAAGACCAATCATTCTTGCTTGGCTCATCACGCTTCCAGCAGCTGCTATCTCATCAGCTATATTTTATTTTGCCCTTGCTAAATTTTTAGACGTTTAG
- a CDS encoding ATP-dependent Clp protease ATP-binding subunit, with product MADITENLTAQMQETLEKGISLAIFSKNPQVVPLHIFWALLADSNSILNQVFNKMNVSKDAVELEVKSKISSLPSSSNVTKDNVSVSRELINSLENAKALMVSMGDSYIAVDTWIISSLELSEIKQILSKFCDILEIKKNLESIRGGKKIDSQTGDDTLDSLEKFGIDLTQKALNKELDPVIGRDEEITRMMQILIRKSKNNPILLGEPGVGKTAIVEGLAQKIVARDVPTSLANKRVIALDMSAVVAGAKYRGEFEDRLKAVIDEVKKAGNIILFIDEIHTIVGAGASEGGMDAANILKPALARGELHAVGATTLKEYRKYFEKDAALQRRFQPIDVKEPSVNEALQILRGIKERLEVHHGITITDSALVAAARLSDRYIANRFLPDKAIDLIDEAAAELKMQIESEPYELSKIKREIVTLQVEKEALKMEDADKNKERLGEIEKEIADLNEKKLALDTKFENEKAVFGGISKATKEIDSLKSQAEIAKRNGDLQKAAEIEYGKIADAKKHKHELEEKWEGMKKEGVLLKNQVDEELVAEILSKWTGISVKKMLTSEKEKYLHIEEHLRESVVGQYDALHALARAVKRNKAGLNEGQRPIGSFLFLGPTGVGKTQSAKALAKFLFDDEKALIRFDMSEYMEKHSVSRLLGAPPGYVGYDEGGQLTEAVRRRPYSVILFDEVEKAHKDVFNILLGILDDGRATDNKGVTVDFKNTIIILTSNIASNFIMELKGEDRDVAVKNELKNYFKPEFLNRLDDTIIFNPLNEQGLISIVEIMFKELEKTLHNRGIKAVLSEEAKKFIAKAGFDIVYGARPLRRALYELVEDKIADMILKDDLESGDEITIDSDGEKIIIKKK from the coding sequence ATGGCTGATATAACAGAAAATTTAACAGCTCAGATGCAAGAAACTCTTGAAAAAGGTATTAGTTTAGCGATATTCTCTAAAAACCCACAAGTTGTTCCGCTTCATATTTTTTGGGCTTTACTTGCAGATAGTAATTCTATTTTAAATCAAGTGTTTAATAAAATGAATGTAAGTAAAGACGCTGTTGAGCTTGAGGTAAAAAGTAAAATTTCTTCACTTCCAAGTAGCTCAAATGTTACAAAAGATAACGTTTCAGTTTCAAGAGAGCTTATAAATTCTCTCGAAAATGCAAAAGCTTTGATGGTAAGCATGGGCGATAGCTACATAGCTGTTGATACATGGATCATTTCATCTCTTGAGCTTAGTGAGATCAAACAAATTTTAAGTAAATTTTGTGACATCTTGGAGATCAAAAAGAACCTTGAGAGCATAAGAGGTGGTAAAAAGATAGATAGCCAAACTGGCGATGATACGCTTGATAGTTTAGAGAAATTTGGTATCGATCTAACGCAAAAAGCACTAAATAAAGAGCTTGATCCAGTCATCGGCCGTGATGAAGAGATCACTAGAATGATGCAAATTTTAATAAGAAAGAGCAAAAACAACCCTATCTTGCTTGGTGAGCCAGGCGTTGGTAAGACAGCCATCGTTGAGGGGTTAGCTCAAAAGATAGTGGCTCGCGACGTGCCAACAAGCCTTGCAAACAAGCGTGTCATCGCGCTTGATATGAGTGCAGTCGTAGCTGGTGCAAAGTATAGAGGTGAGTTTGAAGATAGGCTAAAAGCAGTTATTGACGAGGTAAAAAAAGCTGGTAACATCATACTTTTTATAGATGAGATTCACACCATAGTTGGAGCTGGTGCGAGCGAGGGCGGAATGGATGCTGCAAATATCCTAAAACCAGCTCTTGCACGTGGCGAGCTTCACGCTGTTGGTGCGACGACATTAAAAGAGTATAGAAAATACTTTGAAAAAGATGCAGCACTTCAAAGACGTTTTCAGCCGATAGACGTTAAAGAGCCAAGCGTAAATGAGGCACTTCAAATTTTACGTGGTATAAAAGAGCGTCTTGAAGTTCATCACGGCATCACGATAACAGATAGTGCGTTAGTTGCTGCTGCAAGGCTAAGTGACCGCTACATAGCAAACCGTTTCTTGCCAGATAAAGCGATAGACCTTATTGACGAAGCCGCAGCTGAGCTAAAAATGCAAATAGAAAGTGAGCCATACGAGCTTTCAAAGATAAAACGTGAGATCGTAACGCTTCAAGTAGAAAAAGAAGCTCTAAAGATGGAGGATGCTGATAAAAATAAAGAAAGACTTGGCGAGATCGAAAAAGAGATAGCTGACCTAAATGAGAAAAAGCTAGCACTTGATACTAAATTTGAAAACGAAAAAGCTGTTTTTGGCGGAATTTCAAAAGCTACAAAAGAGATCGATAGCTTAAAATCACAAGCTGAAATAGCAAAAAGAAATGGCGACCTTCAAAAGGCTGCCGAGATAGAATACGGCAAGATAGCTGACGCTAAAAAGCACAAACACGAGCTTGAAGAAAAATGGGAAGGCATGAAAAAAGAGGGCGTGCTTCTTAAAAATCAAGTCGATGAAGAGCTTGTGGCTGAAATTTTGAGCAAATGGACTGGAATTTCAGTTAAGAAAATGCTAACAAGCGAAAAAGAAAAGTATCTGCATATTGAAGAGCATTTAAGAGAGAGTGTAGTCGGTCAATATGACGCACTACACGCATTAGCGCGTGCTGTTAAGAGAAATAAAGCAGGGCTAAACGAAGGCCAAAGGCCGATTGGTTCATTTTTATTTCTTGGACCAACAGGCGTTGGTAAAACTCAGTCAGCTAAGGCTTTGGCTAAATTTTTATTTGACGATGAGAAGGCGCTTATCCGCTTTGATATGAGCGAATATATGGAAAAACATAGCGTGAGCAGGCTTCTTGGTGCGCCTCCAGGATATGTGGGCTACGATGAGGGCGGTCAGCTAACAGAGGCAGTTCGCAGAAGACCTTACTCAGTCATCCTTTTTGACGAGGTTGAAAAGGCCCATAAAGATGTATTTAACATACTTTTGGGAATTTTAGATGACGGACGTGCGACTGATAATAAAGGTGTAACGGTTGATTTTAAAAACACTATCATTATTTTAACTTCAAACATCGCTTCAAATTTCATAATGGAGCTAAAGGGCGAAGACCGTGACGTGGCTGTTAAAAACGAGCTTAAAAACTACTTTAAGCCCGAGTTTTTAAATAGGCTTGATGATACTATCATATTTAATCCTCTAAATGAACAAGGACTAATCTCTATAGTTGAGATCATGTTTAAAGAGCTTGAAAAAACTCTTCACAACCGCGGTATCAAGGCAGTTTTAAGCGAAGAGGCTAAGAAATTTATCGCAAAAGCTGGCTTTGACATAGTTTATGGCGCAAGACCTCTTAGAAGAGCGCTTTATGAGCTAGTTGAAGATAAGATCGCTGATATGATCTTAAAAGATGATCTTGAAAGTGGCGATGAGATCACTATTGATAGCGACGGCGAGAAGATCATCATTAAGAAAAAATAA
- a CDS encoding S41 family peptidase has product MGEILNKFSRFFALKITGALLISSVAVNALFAKSEDEASAKLEALSKLTKTISTVEKYYVDDIKFKEIIDKAIAGLMQNLDAHSSFLNEKAYKDMQVQTSGEFGGLGITVGMKDSALTVISPIEDTPADKAGIKSGDIILRIDGNSTIGTTIDEAVNKMRGKPKTPITITILRKGEQKPFDVKIIRDLIKVESVYAKMIENDNILYVRVTNFDKNVVTKVKEAIKEYPKASGIILDLRNNPGGLLNQAVDLVDLFVDNGVIVSQKGRDASENVEYKASVSKTLSKLPLVALVNGGSASASEIVSGSLQDHKRAVIIGENTFGKGSVQVILPIDDTEALRLTIARYYLPSGRTIQAVGVTPDVVVHPGKVPQSDDSAFSIKESELKAHLKSELNKINPTSEGNKTEAKDDKKIITQKKVDEDIQLKTAIDTIKILKIKQ; this is encoded by the coding sequence ATAGGAGAAATTTTGAATAAATTTAGTAGATTTTTTGCACTAAAAATTACAGGTGCTTTGCTTATCTCAAGTGTAGCAGTGAATGCACTTTTTGCAAAGAGTGAAGACGAAGCAAGTGCGAAGCTTGAAGCACTTTCAAAGCTTACAAAAACAATTTCAACCGTTGAAAAATACTATGTTGATGATATTAAATTTAAAGAGATCATTGATAAAGCCATAGCAGGGTTAATGCAAAATTTAGATGCCCACTCAAGCTTTTTAAATGAAAAAGCTTACAAAGATATGCAGGTGCAAACAAGTGGAGAATTTGGTGGCCTTGGCATAACAGTTGGCATGAAAGATAGCGCACTAACCGTTATTTCACCGATAGAAGATACCCCAGCTGATAAAGCAGGTATAAAATCAGGCGACATTATCTTAAGGATAGATGGGAACTCAACTATCGGCACAACGATAGATGAAGCTGTAAATAAAATGCGTGGCAAGCCAAAAACTCCAATAACTATCACAATTTTGCGAAAAGGCGAGCAAAAGCCATTTGACGTAAAGATCATAAGAGATCTAATAAAGGTTGAGTCTGTCTATGCAAAAATGATAGAAAATGACAACATTCTTTATGTGCGTGTCACAAATTTTGATAAAAATGTTGTTACAAAGGTAAAAGAAGCAATCAAAGAATATCCAAAAGCAAGTGGCATCATACTTGATCTTAGAAACAATCCTGGCGGACTTTTAAATCAAGCTGTCGATCTAGTTGATCTTTTTGTAGATAACGGCGTCATCGTCTCTCAAAAAGGCCGCGATGCATCTGAAAATGTAGAGTATAAAGCAAGTGTGAGTAAAACTCTTTCAAAACTACCGCTTGTTGCACTAGTAAATGGCGGAAGTGCAAGTGCTAGCGAGATCGTAAGTGGCTCACTTCAAGACCATAAACGTGCTGTAATAATCGGCGAAAATACCTTTGGTAAAGGAAGCGTTCAAGTAATCCTTCCGATAGATGACACCGAAGCATTAAGGCTAACCATCGCAAGATATTACTTACCAAGTGGCAGAACTATCCAAGCAGTTGGCGTAACACCTGATGTAGTCGTACATCCTGGCAAAGTGCCACAAAGTGACGATAGTGCGTTTAGCATCAAAGAGAGTGAGCTAAAAGCGCACCTAAAAAGTGAACTAAATAAGATAAATCCTACAAGTGAGGGCAATAAAACTGAAGCAAAAGATGATAAAAAGATAATCACGCAAAAGAAAGTTGATGAAGATATTCAATTAAAAACAGCGATTGACACGATCAAAATTTTAAAAATAAAACAATAA
- the purC gene encoding phosphoribosylaminoimidazolesuccinocarboxamide synthase — protein sequence MQKRELIYEGKGKKMYATDDANLLVAEFKDDLTAFDAQKRGNEAGKGALNNKISTQLFKLLESKGIVTDLVETISDTEQVVKKCEIIPLEVVVRNIATGSLSKRLGIKEGTVLPFTLVEFYYKNDDLHDPLVTDEHCIIMGLVKSEKDLQTLRHTAREINSILFKFFAERDLKLVDFKIEFGIDKDGNIILADEISPDSCRFWDAKTNEKLDKDRFRQDLGSVKVAYEEVLRRILS from the coding sequence ATGCAAAAAAGAGAGCTTATTTACGAGGGAAAAGGTAAAAAAATGTATGCTACAGACGATGCAAATTTGCTTGTGGCTGAATTTAAAGACGATCTAACAGCATTTGATGCTCAAAAAAGAGGCAATGAAGCTGGTAAAGGTGCATTAAATAATAAAATTTCAACACAGCTTTTTAAGCTTTTGGAGAGTAAAGGCATTGTGACTGACTTAGTTGAAACTATCAGCGACACTGAGCAAGTAGTCAAAAAATGCGAGATCATACCTCTTGAAGTTGTTGTTAGAAATATCGCAACTGGTTCACTAAGCAAAAGACTTGGCATAAAAGAAGGCACAGTTTTACCTTTTACGCTTGTTGAGTTTTACTATAAAAACGATGATTTGCACGATCCATTAGTAACCGATGAGCACTGTATCATTATGGGATTAGTAAAGAGTGAAAAAGATCTTCAAACTCTAAGACACACAGCAAGAGAGATCAACTCTATATTATTTAAATTTTTTGCCGAAAGAGATCTAAAACTAGTTGATTTTAAAATAGAATTTGGTATCGACAAAGATGGCAATATCATTTTAGCTGATGAGATAAGCCCTGATAGTTGTAGATTCTGGGATGCTAAAACTAATGAAAAACTTGACAAAGATAGATTTAGACAAGATCTTGGTAGCGTAAAAGTTGCTTATGAAGAAGTTTTAAGAAGAATTTTATCATAA
- the purS gene encoding phosphoribosylformylglycinamidine synthase subunit PurS: MKAVVNIALRSGVLDPAGKAVEHALNSLGFSGVSNVRIGKQIVLDIDESDKAKANEQLKVMCEELLANTVIEDYEIVL, encoded by the coding sequence ATGAAAGCTGTTGTAAATATAGCATTAAGAAGTGGGGTCCTTGACCCTGCTGGCAAAGCAGTAGAGCACGCTTTAAATTCTCTCGGATTTAGCGGTGTATCAAATGTCAGGATAGGCAAACAAATTGTTTTAGATATTGATGAGAGTGATAAAGCTAAAGCGAATGAGCAGCTAAAAGTGATGTGCGAAGAGCTTCTAGCAAACACCGTCATCGAAGACTACGAGATCGTGCTATGA
- the purQ gene encoding phosphoribosylformylglycinamidine synthase I: MKVAIILFPGTNCEEDTAHAFKLLGCQTQIIWHKEDKIDTDLVVLPGGFSYGDYLRTAAIAKFSPAMQAVKEHAKKGGYILGICNGFQMLLELGLLKGAMRRNENLNFVSKYHHLKVISNNNKFLANLAKNEVVNIPIAHGEGNYYTDEDTLKSLYDNEQVLLKYCDINGNEINPNGSVDSIAGICDESKRIFGLMPHPERACEKILGTDDGMKMLKGLVW; encoded by the coding sequence ATGAAAGTAGCGATCATACTTTTTCCTGGCACAAACTGCGAAGAAGACACAGCTCACGCTTTTAAGCTACTTGGCTGCCAAACGCAGATCATCTGGCACAAAGAAGATAAGATCGATACTGATCTAGTCGTTTTGCCCGGTGGTTTTAGCTATGGCGACTATCTAAGGACGGCTGCGATAGCTAAATTTAGCCCAGCTATGCAGGCTGTAAAAGAGCATGCGAAAAAAGGTGGCTATATATTGGGAATTTGCAATGGCTTTCAGATGCTTCTTGAACTTGGACTTTTAAAAGGTGCGATGAGAAGAAATGAAAATTTAAATTTCGTCTCAAAATACCACCATCTAAAAGTAATCTCAAATAACAATAAATTCCTAGCAAATTTAGCCAAAAATGAAGTGGTAAATATCCCTATCGCTCATGGCGAGGGCAACTACTACACCGACGAAGATACGCTAAAAAGCCTATATGATAACGAGCAAGTCCTGCTAAAATACTGCGACATCAACGGCAATGAGATAAATCCAAACGGCTCAGTTGATAGCATAGCTGGGATTTGCGATGAGAGCAAGAGGATCTTTGGTCTTATGCCTCACCCTGAACGCGCTTGCGAGAAAATTTTAGGCACAGATGATGGCATGAAGATGTTAAAAGGGCTAGTTTGGTAA
- a CDS encoding SH3 domain-containing protein: MVKRTLFIALLALNLFAANTDEISVFDMMDEAREDKFVNSPTSNPKTQKPPKEQDFSRKFVSPQPERITPEQMRNIVPTNEPDISVPDNQVYDKIKVKELLLKATNVPKNVVIGEIFGVEIVADTQNDFEFEFETQLDETNIKWLNKKNFQWVKSEDNKYVGTFYLEATSIDAKTLKVSLTLKRNGENYQSSSINIFLPKLKELRSDENYNHIVADNLEVKKFKTTKFDDINNIMVVEIYGNNVDLSAFNIENKTILKQGVDTINGDFNSQSAYYFAVFKPNKKSLDFNYYNLKKAKFESFSLPVSVEDDDVSTQIGLNPKQSEFSTYKDVMIYSCAVIFILLAIWRRRLSYFFVAAVFIALGIYTYNPFGKAVLKPDVSVTILPTKNSTVFYTSRKNENVEILDTKDDYSKILFADGKIGWVKKDNLVKN; the protein is encoded by the coding sequence TTGGTAAAACGAACACTTTTTATCGCCCTACTCGCGCTAAATTTATTTGCCGCAAACACTGATGAAATCAGCGTTTTTGACATGATGGACGAAGCTAGGGAGGATAAATTTGTAAATAGCCCTACTTCAAATCCAAAAACTCAAAAACCGCCAAAAGAACAAGATTTTTCAAGAAAATTTGTGTCACCACAGCCAGAGCGTATCACTCCAGAGCAGATGCGAAACATCGTGCCAACAAACGAGCCAGATATTAGTGTTCCAGACAATCAAGTATATGACAAGATCAAAGTAAAAGAGCTTCTTTTAAAAGCCACAAATGTACCAAAAAATGTTGTTATAGGAGAAATTTTTGGTGTTGAGATAGTGGCTGATACACAAAATGACTTTGAGTTTGAGTTTGAGACACAGCTTGATGAAACAAATATCAAATGGCTAAATAAGAAAAATTTTCAATGGGTAAAAAGCGAAGACAACAAATATGTAGGTACTTTTTATCTTGAGGCAACAAGCATTGATGCAAAGACTTTAAAAGTTAGCTTAACCCTAAAAAGAAATGGCGAAAACTATCAAAGCTCAAGTATAAATATCTTTTTACCAAAGCTAAAAGAGCTTAGAAGCGATGAGAACTACAACCATATCGTGGCTGATAATCTTGAAGTTAAGAAATTTAAGACAACAAAATTTGATGATATAAACAATATCATGGTTGTAGAAATTTATGGCAACAACGTAGATCTAAGCGCCTTTAATATTGAAAATAAAACGATATTAAAGCAAGGCGTAGATACGATAAATGGAGACTTTAACTCACAAAGTGCATATTATTTTGCAGTATTTAAGCCAAATAAAAAATCGCTTGACTTTAACTACTACAACCTAAAAAAGGCTAAATTTGAAAGCTTTTCTTTGCCGGTGAGTGTCGAAGATGACGATGTCAGCACACAAATCGGACTAAACCCAAAACAAAGTGAGTTTAGCACTTATAAAGATGTCATGATCTACTCTTGTGCGGTAATTTTTATATTATTAGCTATTTGGCGCAGAAGGCTTAGCTACTTTTTTGTGGCGGCTGTTTTTATCGCACTTGGAATTTACACCTACAACCCTTTTGGCAAAGCAGTGCTTAAGCCAGATGTGAGCGTAACTATCCTTCCAACTAAAAATTCAACCGTTTTTTACACATCTCGTAAAAATGAAAATGTTGAAATTTTAGATACAAAAGACGACTACTCAAAAATTTTATTTGCGGACGGTAAAATCGGCTGGGTAAAAAAGGATAATCTTGTCAAAAATTAG
- a CDS encoding lysophospholipid acyltransferase family protein, protein MILSKIRALFFAIEFVISVVLVVFFMWLFNDKNRAIRKFWGRSQRFFGGYKLEVIGNFSDEANILLINHQSMLDIIVLEEVHPKNLCWIAKAQIGKIPIIGKILSLPKMIAVERENKHSLIKLLSEAKDRVENGRVLAIFPEGTRSQTNKLLPFKGGAKLLVEKLNLKVQPIVIVGSDAMKVKEFSFKKADIKLFCLDLVDTSKENWLETTRESMQKVLDENRK, encoded by the coding sequence ATAATCTTGTCAAAAATTAGAGCTTTATTTTTTGCTATTGAGTTTGTTATCAGCGTTGTTCTAGTCGTCTTTTTTATGTGGCTATTTAATGATAAAAATAGAGCCATAAGAAAATTTTGGGGAAGATCACAAAGGTTTTTTGGTGGATATAAACTTGAAGTGATAGGTAATTTTAGTGATGAGGCAAATATCTTACTCATAAACCATCAAAGTATGCTTGACATTATTGTGCTTGAAGAGGTTCATCCAAAAAATCTTTGCTGGATAGCAAAGGCACAAATCGGCAAAATTCCTATAATTGGTAAAATTTTAAGCTTACCAAAAATGATAGCGGTTGAGCGTGAAAATAAACACTCACTTATAAAGCTTTTAAGCGAAGCAAAAGATAGAGTTGAAAATGGTCGCGTTTTAGCGATATTCCCAGAAGGAACTAGATCTCAAACTAATAAGCTTTTGCCTTTTAAAGGTGGCGCAAAACTATTAGTTGAAAAGCTAAATTTAAAAGTTCAGCCTATCGTTATCGTAGGAAGCGATGCGATGAAAGTGAAAGAATTTAGCTTTAAAAAAGCAGATATCAAGCTCTTTTGCCTTGATCTAGTCGATACTTCAAAAGAAAATTGGCTAGAGACGACTAGAGAGAGTATGCAAAAAGTCCTAGATGAAAATAGAAAATAA
- a CDS encoding Cache 3/Cache 2 fusion domain-containing protein produces the protein MNLRSILVKVSATIATVLAVSMTCFVIYTSNILEREIKDGVLTTVEQNVQLAINTVKLFEKDNVSSAELIMSVFKEMIGKISTNHQMSKTGKYEAIELISQNGILNNNYDILDKFNNATKGGISTIFAKSGDNFLRVSTSVTKADGSRAVGTIIDKNGQAYKNIMNKERYIGVVNLFGRNYMSIYDPIIENNEVIGILFVGYDPTEGLNNMKKTFSEMKLGKHGYFSLYNTKTGKFDFHPTKANQELSSELKTTMDNIVKKGKGIEPIIIDGVDCIVAFESFDKLDWMVLG, from the coding sequence ATGAATTTACGAAGCATTTTGGTAAAAGTTTCAGCAACGATTGCTACGGTTTTGGCAGTGTCTATGACATGTTTTGTCATATATACATCAAATATTTTAGAGCGCGAGATAAAAGATGGTGTGCTTACAACAGTAGAACAAAACGTCCAGCTTGCCATAAATACGGTTAAATTATTTGAGAAAGATAATGTAAGTAGTGCAGAGCTAATAATGAGTGTTTTTAAAGAGATGATCGGAAAAATTTCAACCAATCACCAGATGAGTAAGACTGGTAAATACGAAGCGATAGAACTAATATCTCAAAATGGTATTTTAAACAATAACTACGATATTCTAGATAAATTTAACAACGCTACAAAAGGCGGAATTTCAACCATTTTTGCAAAATCAGGTGATAATTTTTTAAGAGTTAGTACATCAGTGACGAAGGCTGATGGTAGCAGAGCTGTTGGTACGATAATTGATAAAAATGGTCAAGCCTATAAAAATATCATGAATAAAGAGAGGTATATAGGTGTTGTAAATTTATTTGGACGCAACTATATGAGTATTTATGATCCTATTATTGAAAATAACGAGGTAATAGGAATTTTATTTGTTGGTTATGATCCTACCGAAGGATTAAACAATATGAAAAAGACTTTTTCTGAGATGAAACTTGGTAAGCATGGATATTTTTCTCTTTACAATACTAAAACTGGTAAATTTGACTTCCATCCAACTAAGGCAAATCAAGAGCTAAGTAGTGAATTAAAAACTACTATGGATAATATTGTTAAAAAAGGAAAAGGTATTGAGCCTATTATAATTGATGGGGTTGACTGCATAGTTGCTTTTGAGTCATTTGATAAGCTAGACTGGATGGTTTTAGGTTAA